Proteins found in one Stigmatopora nigra isolate UIUO_SnigA chromosome 15, RoL_Snig_1.1, whole genome shotgun sequence genomic segment:
- the ddx42 gene encoding ATP-dependent RNA helicase DDX42 has product MNWNKGGPGVKRGFGFGGFSLGGGKKEEPSLNQKSHGSFGASGSGSGGYGKKQLPAFYKIGAKRGAFDEENAYFEDDEEEAGANVDLPYIPAANSPTRLQMKSGAGSDSDDDPLDAFMAEVENQAAKDIKKIEEKAAKGIRDDIEEEDEQEAYFRYMAENPTAGLVQEEEEENVDYDSDGNPIAPIAKKIILPLPPIDHSEIEYPPFEKNFYNEHEELGILTGTQVVELRQKLNLRVSGAAPPKPCTSFAHFSFDEQLTHQIRKSEYTQPTPIQCQGVPIALSGRDMIGIAKTGSGKTAAFIWPMLVHIMDQKELEPGDGPIGIIVCPTRELCQQIHAECKRFGKAYSLRSVAVYGGGSMWEQAKALQEGAEIVVCTPGRLIDHVKKKATSLQRVSYLVFDEADRMFDMGFEYQVRSISSHVRPDRQTLLFSATFRKKIERLARDILVDPIRVVQGDIGEANEDVTQVVEMLPSGADKWNWLTRRLVEFTSSGSVLIFVTKKANSEELAANLTQEGYSLGLLHGDMDQSERNKVITDFKKKNLPVLVATDVAARGLDIPSIRTVVNYDVARDIDTHTHRIGRTGRAGEKGVAYTLLTNKDTAFAGDLVRNLEGANQGVSKELMDLAMQNPWFRKSRFKGGMGKKLNIGGGGLGYKERPGLGADTSDRSSSGGSSMSGYEGFSKPNTGAMGDRISAMRQAFQNQYKSHFVAASGTSPKLSAKSSSVSGWTSAGSLSSVPTESSNGAERAQAVAASFAIPGFASAGCLSSVPAAKSSAPMPSRERSGERERSSERERSGDRERSSRHGDNRNGDESRRERADRKGERDREDDSFAVPEPPKRRRSRWDN; this is encoded by the exons ATGAATTGGAACAAAGGCGGTCCTGGTGTCAAGCGAGGCTTCGGTTTTGGGGGCTTTTCCCTTGGTGGTGGGAAGAAAGAAGAACCATCCCTCAATCAGAAATCCCACGGCTCATTTGGGGCGTCGGGATCGGGCAGTGGTGGCTATGGAAAGAAACAACTTCCGGCGTTCTACAAAATCGGCGCCAAAAGAGGCGCTTTCGATGAGGAAAACGC GTACTTTGAGGATGACGAAGAGGAGGCTGGCGCTAATGTAGACCTGCCGTACATTCCGGCGGCGAATTCGCCAACGCGTCTGCAAATGAAATCGGGCGCCGGCTCAGACAGCGACGATGATCCTTTAGATGCATTTATGGCCGAGGTTGAG AACCAAGCGGCAAAGGACATTAAGAAAATCGAGGAAAAAGCAGCAAA GGGTATTCGTGATGACattgaagaagaagatgaaCAA GAGGCCTACTTTCGCTACATGGCAGAGAACCCCACTGCCGGCCTggtgcaggaggaggaggaagaaaacgTTGACTATGACAGTGATGGCAATCCTATTGCCCCCATAGCTAAGAAAATCATCCTGCCACTGCCCCCTATCGACCATTCAGAG ATTGAATATCCACCATTTGAGAAAAACTTCTACAATGAGCACGAAGAGCTTGGCATCCTGACAGGAACGCAGGTGGTAGAACTCCGACAAAAGCTCAACTTGCGG GTGTCTGGTGCCGCACCCCCTAAACCCTGCACCAGCTTTGCCCATTTCAGCTTTGACGAGCAGCTCACGCATCAGATCCGCAAGTCAGAATACACGCAGCCCACTCCCATCCAATGCCAG GGCGTGCCCATTGCATTGTCAGGCCGCGACATGATTGGCATCGCCAAAACTGGCAGTGGCAAAACGGCAGCATTTATTTGGCCTATGTTGGTGCACATCATGGACCAGAAGGAGCTGGAACCCGGGGATGGGCCTATCGGCATCATTGTGTGCCCCACTAGGGAACTCTGTCAGCAG ATTCACGCTGAATGCAAGCGTTTCGGTAAAGCGTACTCACTTCGCTCCGTGGCGGTTTACGGAGGAGGCAGCATGTGGGAGCAAGCCAAAGCTCTGCAGGAAGGCGCAGAAATTGTAGTCTGCACTCCG GGTCGTCTGATCGACCACGTTAAAAAGAAGGCCACGTCCTTGCAGAGAGTTTCGTACCTGGTTTTTGATGAGGCCGACCGAATGTTTGATATGGGTTTTG AATATCAAGTTCGATCTATCTCCAGTCACGTGCGtccagacagacaga CACTTTTGTTTAGCGCAACATTCCGGAAGAAGATTGAAAGGCTGGCTAGGGACATTTTAGTGGATCCTATCCGTGTTGTGCAGGGAGATATTGGAGAG gccAATGAGGATGTGACTCAAGTGGTAGAGATGCTGCCAAGTGGCGCAGACAAGTGGAACTGGCTGACACGCCGCCTGGTGGAGTTCACGTCCAGCGGCTCGGTGCTGATCTTTGTCACCAAGAAGGCCAATTCAGAAGAACTGGCCGCCAACTTGACTCAAGAGGGCTATAGCCTGGGATTACTCCATGGCGACATGGACCAGAGTGAGAGGAATAAGGTCATCACCGACTTCAAGAAGAAGAATCTGCCCGTTCTGGTGGCCACAGATGTCGCTG CTCGCGGTTTGGACATCCCATCAATCCGTACAGTGGTCAACTACGACGTGGCACGAGACATTGATACGCATACGCACCGTATTGGCAGAACGGGTCGTGCTGGGGAAAAAGGCGTGGCCTACACCCTGTTGACCAACAAGGACACCGCCTTTGCCGGGGATCTTGTGCGTAATTTGGAAGGAGCCAATCAGGGTGTTTCTAAAGAATTGATGGACTTGGCCATGCAG AATCCATGGTTCAGGAAGTCCAGATTCAAAGGTGGTATGGGAAAGAAGCTAAACATTGGCGGTGGAGGACTCGGTTACAAGGAGAGACCTGGATTGGGCGCCGATACGTCT GATCGTAGCAGCAGTGGGGGGTCTTCCATGAGTGGCTACGAGGGTTTTAGCAAACCTAACACCGGGGCCATGGGAGACCGCATATCTGCCATGAGACAAGCCTTCCAG AATCAATACAAGAGTCACTTTGTGGCGGCATCCGGTACTTCGCCCAAACTCAGCGCCAAATCTAGCAGCGTCTCCGGATGGACCAGCGCCGGCAGCTTGAGTTCAGTGCCCACCGAGTCGTCCAACGGCGCCGAGCGAGCCCAGGCTGTCGCCGCCTCTTTTGCAATACCGGGCTTCGCCAGCGCCGGTTGCCTAAGCAGCGTGCCCGCCGCCAAGAGCAGTGCGCCGATGCCCTCGCGGGAACGCAGCGGTGAGCGGGAACGTAGCAGCGAGCGGGAACGTAGTGGCGACCGGGAACGCAGCAGCCGCCACGGCGACAACCGCAATGGCGACGAGagcaggagagagagagcggacAGAAAgggcgagagagacagagaagatgaTAGCTTCGCCGTGCCAGAGCCGCCCAAACGTAGAAGGAGCAGGTGGGACAACTAA
- the limd2 gene encoding LIM domain-containing protein 2 isoform X1, whose product MDTRNTEEKPVQRSKSFSFKTQKELCTSCEKTVYPMERLVADNQVFHSSCFCCKHCNTKLSLGTFAALQGQFYCKPHFKQLFKSKGNYDEGFGRKQHKERWTAKESENMTKTA is encoded by the exons ATG GACACCAGAAACACTGAGGAGAAACCAGTTCAGCGGTCCAAG TCTTTCAGCTTCAAAACCCAGAAGGAGTTGTGCACATCTTGTGAGAAGACGGTCTATCCAATGGAGCGACTGGTGGCCGACAACCAAGTCTTCCACTCCTCGTGCTTCTGCTGCAAGCACTGCAACACCAAACTCAG CCTGGGAACCTTTGCCGCCCTGCAAGGTCAATTCTACTGCaagccacatttcaaacaaCTCTTTAAGAGCAAAGGCAACTACGACGAGGGTTTCGGACGCAAGCAACACAAGGAGCGCTGGACCGCCAAGGAGTCGGAAAACATGACCAAGACGGCATGA
- the limd2 gene encoding LIM domain-containing protein 2 isoform X2: MSFSFKTQKELCTSCEKTVYPMERLVADNQVFHSSCFCCKHCNTKLSLGTFAALQGQFYCKPHFKQLFKSKGNYDEGFGRKQHKERWTAKESENMTKTA, translated from the exons ATG TCTTTCAGCTTCAAAACCCAGAAGGAGTTGTGCACATCTTGTGAGAAGACGGTCTATCCAATGGAGCGACTGGTGGCCGACAACCAAGTCTTCCACTCCTCGTGCTTCTGCTGCAAGCACTGCAACACCAAACTCAG CCTGGGAACCTTTGCCGCCCTGCAAGGTCAATTCTACTGCaagccacatttcaaacaaCTCTTTAAGAGCAAAGGCAACTACGACGAGGGTTTCGGACGCAAGCAACACAAGGAGCGCTGGACCGCCAAGGAGTCGGAAAACATGACCAAGACGGCATGA